The following coding sequences are from one Candidatus Zymogenus saltonus window:
- a CDS encoding MerR family transcriptional regulator, with product MSLKISELEKITGVPQSTIRYYVKEGLLPKPEKVNKSMSYYDESCIDRIALVIELKEKKYYPLSVIRSIIKSIDNGANLNGLISLRDAIFSPKAHGEPELMDRDEFIKASGMDKELLKRAEAMNILIPYNKGGKKPYNHEDLNFARHIVWGFKELKMDINDVRFYIDHGEKIVEEEIKLRKRVVSGKSRDENIRITARMSEMADELRSYILRRLFQSRVKKMLEKTK from the coding sequence GGTACTACGTCAAGGAGGGGCTTTTGCCCAAGCCTGAAAAGGTCAATAAATCGATGTCCTATTACGACGAATCCTGCATCGATCGTATTGCCCTTGTAATAGAGCTCAAGGAGAAAAAGTATTACCCTCTCTCCGTAATAAGGAGTATAATCAAGAGCATCGACAACGGGGCGAACCTGAACGGTCTCATATCCTTGAGGGACGCGATCTTCAGCCCAAAGGCCCATGGTGAGCCCGAGCTGATGGACAGGGATGAGTTTATCAAGGCTTCGGGGATGGATAAAGAGCTCCTGAAAAGGGCCGAGGCCATGAACATCCTAATTCCATACAACAAGGGCGGCAAAAAACCATACAATCACGAGGACCTCAATTTCGCGAGACATATAGTGTGGGGCTTCAAGGAGCTCAAGATGGATATCAACGACGTGAGGTTCTACATCGATCACGGTGAAAAGATCGTCGAGGAAGAGATAAAGCTGAGGAAGAGGGTCGTCTCGGGAAAATCAAGGGATGAAAACATCAGGATTACGGCCAGGATGTCGGAGATGGCAGACGAGTTGAGAAGCTATATCCTGAGGAGGCTTTTTCAGTCCAGGGTCAAGAAGATGCTGGAAAAAACCAAATGA